In the genome of Myxococcus stipitatus, one region contains:
- a CDS encoding DUF1444 family protein, with protein sequence MGFWKRLFGGGKEDAGSKEVVSPREYLLREVEAALAEDASVEEVVRLKDDYGLQFTKDGESVQTFLDNLFAETRELSPEQRAQVIRRFLGAFAKTQDRQSTWEEVQSQLLPVVRAAAFGVMAPPADAPTRTLVARHTLPFLRELLVVDQPDASMYVQYEHLNEWGVSEEEAFVTAFANLARIQDVGVDLQEERPSPIWSVDSEDSYETSRLLLPGFLASFAGRVSGRPIAVIPTRSTLVIAGDQDPATVSRLCELGEREFDASARSISPALYTVDDTGRVVPYRRPGQDALALRIRRTHVRLAMGEYTAQKEFLDEQHEAKEVDLFVASYGALVREKDESPLSWCSWSEDVDALLPETDVVVMALGEDDLLPVPFAVVQRLAPGCLTRVPELWPVRYRTTAWPQPKVLEQLRAAAVDISTYEVP encoded by the coding sequence TGGTGAGCCCGCGTGAGTATCTGCTTCGCGAGGTGGAGGCCGCGCTGGCCGAAGACGCCTCGGTCGAAGAAGTGGTGCGACTGAAGGACGACTACGGCCTGCAGTTCACGAAGGACGGCGAGTCCGTCCAGACGTTCCTGGACAACCTCTTCGCGGAGACCCGCGAGCTGTCTCCCGAGCAGCGCGCGCAGGTCATCCGCCGCTTCCTCGGGGCCTTCGCGAAGACACAGGACCGCCAGTCCACGTGGGAGGAGGTCCAATCCCAGCTGCTCCCCGTGGTGCGCGCGGCCGCGTTCGGCGTGATGGCGCCTCCGGCGGATGCGCCCACGCGCACGCTGGTGGCGCGCCACACGCTCCCCTTCCTGCGCGAGCTGCTGGTGGTGGACCAGCCCGACGCGTCCATGTACGTGCAGTACGAGCACCTCAACGAGTGGGGCGTCTCCGAGGAGGAGGCCTTCGTCACCGCCTTCGCCAACCTCGCGCGCATCCAGGACGTGGGCGTGGACCTCCAGGAGGAGCGGCCCAGCCCCATCTGGTCCGTGGACTCGGAGGACTCGTATGAGACGTCGCGGCTGTTGCTCCCGGGCTTCCTCGCGTCCTTCGCGGGGCGCGTGTCGGGACGACCCATCGCCGTCATCCCCACGCGCTCCACGCTGGTCATCGCCGGAGACCAGGACCCCGCCACGGTGAGCCGGCTGTGTGAGCTGGGCGAGCGCGAGTTCGACGCCAGCGCGCGCAGCATCTCCCCCGCGCTCTACACCGTGGACGACACGGGCCGCGTGGTGCCCTACCGCAGGCCCGGCCAGGACGCGCTCGCGCTGCGCATCCGCCGCACGCACGTGCGTCTGGCCATGGGTGAGTACACCGCCCAGAAGGAGTTCCTGGACGAGCAGCACGAGGCGAAGGAGGTGGACCTGTTCGTCGCCAGCTACGGCGCCCTGGTCCGCGAGAAGGACGAGTCGCCGCTCTCCTGGTGCAGCTGGAGCGAGGACGTGGACGCGCTCCTTCCGGAGACGGACGTGGTCGTCATGGCCCTGGGCGAGGACGACCTCCTCCCCGTGCCCTTCGCCGTCGTGCAGCGCCTGGCCCCCGGCTGCCTCACGCGGGTGCCGGAGCTGTGGCCGGTGCGCTACCGCACCACCGCGTGGCCCCAGCCCAAGGTCCTCGAGCAGCTGCGCGCGGCGGCCGTGGACATCTCGACGTACGAGGTCCCCTGA
- a CDS encoding endonuclease V, with protein sequence MLACVDVDYRSDVTVAACVVFRDWTDAAEAAHHVERGPPAESYEPGQFYRRELPHLLRVLARVPETLEAIVVDGYVWLGDDKPGLGAHLYEALGRAVPVIGVAKTAFHSSNNAVPVLRGQSQRPLFVTAVGLSPTAAAAHIQHMHGDARRPTLLGRVDRLCREG encoded by the coding sequence ATGCTCGCGTGCGTGGACGTGGACTACCGCTCGGATGTCACCGTCGCCGCGTGTGTCGTGTTCCGCGACTGGACGGACGCCGCCGAGGCCGCGCACCACGTGGAGCGCGGCCCTCCGGCCGAGTCCTACGAGCCGGGGCAGTTCTACCGTCGGGAGCTGCCGCACCTGCTGCGGGTGCTGGCCCGGGTGCCCGAGACGCTGGAGGCCATCGTCGTGGATGGCTATGTGTGGCTGGGTGACGACAAGCCCGGCCTGGGCGCCCACCTGTACGAGGCGCTGGGTCGCGCGGTGCCCGTCATCGGCGTGGCGAAGACGGCCTTCCACTCCAGCAACAACGCCGTCCCCGTGCTGCGAGGCCAGAGCCAGCGCCCCCTCTTCGTCACCGCCGTGGGCCTGAGCCCCACCGCCGCCGCGGCGCACATCCAGCACATGCACGGCGACGCGCGCAGGCCCACGCTGCTGGGCCGCGTGGACCGGCTGTGCCGC